The Actinomadura sp. WMMB 499 genome includes a window with the following:
- a CDS encoding AIM24 family protein, with protein sequence MPGYQSINSKMLQVPVGPGSEVYSRRGAMLGYTGPVSFAPSATAGQGLGQTLGRAVAGERTSMMHVTGQGQVMFGYAGMEVTTVELDGSDTLFVEADRLLVHDASLQVGTMFMGEQGGVRGVIRGAVTGQGLFTTTLTGRGACALLSHGGVMEMPITPQRAVHVDPQAYVGHRGQVQNKLSTAVGIRDLVGRGSGEAFQLELSGSGVVYVQASERKI encoded by the coding sequence ATGCCGGGATACCAGTCGATCAACTCCAAGATGCTCCAGGTGCCGGTCGGGCCGGGGAGCGAGGTCTACAGCAGGCGCGGGGCGATGCTGGGCTACACCGGCCCGGTGTCGTTCGCGCCGTCCGCCACCGCGGGGCAGGGCCTGGGCCAGACGCTCGGACGCGCCGTCGCGGGCGAGCGCACGTCGATGATGCACGTCACCGGGCAGGGCCAGGTGATGTTCGGGTACGCGGGCATGGAGGTCACCACCGTCGAGCTCGACGGCTCCGACACGCTCTTCGTCGAGGCCGACCGGCTCCTCGTGCACGACGCGAGCCTGCAGGTCGGGACGATGTTCATGGGCGAGCAGGGCGGCGTCCGCGGCGTCATCCGCGGCGCCGTCACCGGCCAGGGCCTGTTCACCACCACGCTCACCGGGCGGGGCGCCTGCGCGCTGCTGTCGCACGGCGGCGTGATGGAGATGCCGATCACCCCGCAGCGCGCCGTCCACGTCGACCCGCAGGCGTACGTCGGGCACCGCGGCCAGGTGCAGAACAAGCTGAGCACCGCGGTGGGGATCCGCGACCTGGTGGGCCGGGGCTCCGGCGAGGCGTTCCAGCTCGAGCTGAGCGGTTCCGGGGTCGTCTACGTCCAGGCCAGCGAGAGGAAGATCTGA
- a CDS encoding AIM24 family protein, giving the protein MAQFRLNGSKMLAVDLAGESIRALNGAMVAYEGQMAFKRQGMSGGEGLRGALKRKIAGEGMTLMEINGQGTVYLASEATEVTLVQLAGDTLFVESESLLALEGGLQTGVHFVGLRGMGTGQGLATTKVDGHGTAAILSDGPAIALEVTPQAPLSVDPHAYVGHIGQLQQDVVTDVNFRTVLGQGSGESVQFRYQGHGLVYVQPAERGGILEI; this is encoded by the coding sequence GTGGCGCAATTTCGATTGAACGGCTCCAAGATGCTGGCCGTCGATCTCGCGGGCGAATCGATCAGGGCGCTGAACGGCGCCATGGTCGCCTACGAGGGGCAGATGGCCTTCAAACGACAGGGCATGAGCGGGGGCGAGGGCCTGCGCGGCGCGCTGAAGCGCAAGATCGCGGGCGAGGGTATGACGCTCATGGAAATCAACGGCCAGGGCACCGTGTACCTGGCGAGCGAGGCGACCGAGGTCACCCTCGTCCAGCTCGCCGGCGACACCCTCTTCGTCGAGTCCGAGAGCCTCCTCGCCCTGGAGGGCGGGCTGCAGACCGGCGTGCACTTCGTGGGGCTGCGCGGCATGGGCACCGGGCAGGGGCTGGCGACGACCAAGGTCGACGGGCACGGGACGGCCGCGATCCTCTCGGACGGCCCCGCGATCGCCCTCGAGGTGACGCCGCAGGCGCCGCTGAGCGTCGACCCGCACGCCTACGTCGGGCACATCGGGCAGCTTCAGCAGGACGTCGTCACCGACGTCAACTTCCGGACCGTGCTCGGGCAGGGGTCGGGGGAGAGCGTCCAGTTCCGGTACCAGGGGCACGGCCTGGTCTACGTCCAGCCGGCCGAGCGCGGCGGAATTCTGGAGATCTGA
- a CDS encoding ABC transporter permease, producing MWIAPERRSISRWAVPGLVLAAAVVVGALLAADGRTGTGVVALCAVAGYAGLLAHRRHDAGPPLGEGFGSGHRTRAHRRSAAVTGDVLTVAVLAALIVQALRGAEIAPYAWLAALAGGTYLLAALFSGRDL from the coding sequence ATGTGGATCGCTCCCGAACGCCGCAGCATCAGCCGGTGGGCCGTCCCCGGCCTCGTCCTGGCCGCCGCCGTGGTGGTCGGCGCCCTGCTCGCCGCCGACGGCCGAACCGGCACCGGGGTGGTCGCGCTCTGCGCGGTCGCCGGGTACGCGGGACTGCTGGCGCACCGGCGGCACGACGCGGGTCCGCCGCTCGGCGAGGGCTTCGGTTCCGGGCACCGGACGCGCGCGCACCGGCGCAGCGCCGCCGTCACCGGGGACGTGCTGACCGTCGCGGTGCTCGCGGCGCTGATCGTGCAGGCGCTGCGCGGCGCCGAAATCGCCCCGTACGCCTGGCTCGCCGCCCTCGCCGGCGGCACCTACCTGCTCGCCGCGCTGTTCTCCGGACGCGACCTGTGA
- a CDS encoding EAL domain-containing protein, with translation MSALDVLLPARAVFHPVVDLGTGTVVAVEAHAGPAADPSAGPHPDPAGTPHIDPGTGGYTLPSSPPARTDPAAEDVRRAVDAAGAAARLGTRLPLLIGLRAETLAAGEHVLSDLHHGLGAAGRRPNEIILCATGGYPPATRPAVASALGGLRRAGYLVGLAGLGAAHAPLDLLADVAPYLLKLDADLARRAPGEPRRSALAASLMELAHRLETHVLAPGLETQDQVLHLRGLGARLAQGPVLAPPEWRPGMPVSVPVAAREEPPAQLGHAALGPRVSEFTLPAITMPHTATAGEVLDALNAETGVTSIVLVDDRQRPYATVDRTRFLLRLSGPYGHALHAHRPAARHADAPRPVPRTVPAVAALRAAGQENDRVYDDLVVVDEVGRCLGIVRVADLIRGLSP, from the coding sequence GTGTCAGCCCTTGATGTACTTCTCCCGGCCCGTGCGGTGTTCCACCCGGTCGTCGACCTCGGCACCGGAACCGTCGTGGCCGTGGAGGCGCACGCGGGCCCGGCCGCGGATCCGTCCGCCGGGCCCCATCCGGACCCGGCCGGGACCCCGCACATCGACCCCGGCACGGGCGGGTACACGCTGCCGTCCTCTCCCCCGGCGCGGACCGACCCCGCCGCCGAGGACGTGCGCCGCGCCGTCGACGCGGCGGGGGCGGCGGCGCGATTGGGCACGCGGCTGCCGCTGCTGATCGGCCTGCGCGCCGAGACCCTCGCGGCCGGCGAGCACGTCCTGTCCGACCTGCACCACGGGCTCGGCGCGGCCGGGCGGCGGCCCAACGAGATCATCCTGTGCGCGACCGGCGGGTACCCGCCCGCGACCCGGCCCGCCGTGGCGTCCGCGCTCGGCGGGCTGCGCCGCGCCGGCTACCTCGTCGGGCTCGCCGGGCTCGGCGCCGCACACGCGCCGCTGGACCTGCTCGCCGACGTCGCGCCCTACCTGCTCAAGCTCGACGCCGACCTGGCCCGCCGGGCGCCGGGCGAGCCCCGCCGCTCCGCGCTCGCCGCCAGTCTGATGGAGCTGGCGCACCGGCTCGAGACGCACGTGCTGGCCCCCGGGCTGGAGACTCAGGACCAGGTGCTGCACCTGCGCGGGCTCGGCGCGCGGCTCGCCCAGGGGCCCGTCCTGGCGCCGCCGGAGTGGCGGCCCGGCATGCCGGTCAGCGTGCCCGTCGCGGCACGCGAGGAACCGCCCGCGCAACTCGGCCACGCGGCGCTCGGGCCCCGCGTGTCGGAGTTCACGCTGCCGGCGATCACGATGCCGCACACCGCCACCGCCGGCGAGGTGCTGGACGCGCTGAACGCCGAGACCGGCGTCACCAGCATCGTCCTCGTGGACGACCGGCAGCGCCCGTACGCCACCGTCGACCGGACGCGGTTCCTGCTGCGGCTGTCGGGGCCCTACGGGCACGCGCTGCACGCGCACCGGCCGGCCGCGCGGCACGCCGACGCGCCGCGGCCGGTGCCGCGCACCGTCCCGGCCGTCGCGGCGCTGCGGGCGGCGGGCCAGGAGAACGACCGGGTCTACGACGACCTGGTCGTGGTGGACGAGGTGGGCCGCTGCCTGGGCATCGTCCGGGTCGCCGACCTGATCCGCGGCCTGTCCCCCTGA
- a CDS encoding response regulator transcription factor, whose translation MIDVLVADDQAAVRAGLVLILGTAPGVRVVGEAADGERAVELARELRPDVVLMDVRMPRLDGIGATREISGFTDVLVLTTFDVDEYVFGALRAGAAGFLLKDVDADRLVDAVRTVAAGEGIIAPKVTRRLIGAFAARPAVPAPVPGLGELTPRERDVFRCLGEGMSNGQIAERLDMAETTTKTHVSRILAKLGLRSRVQAAILAQETAAAGPGEPGGHPLLG comes from the coding sequence ATGATCGACGTGCTGGTGGCCGACGACCAGGCGGCGGTGCGCGCCGGGCTGGTCCTGATCCTGGGCACCGCGCCGGGCGTGCGGGTCGTCGGCGAGGCCGCCGACGGGGAACGGGCGGTCGAGCTGGCCCGCGAGCTGCGCCCGGACGTGGTGCTGATGGACGTGCGGATGCCGCGGCTGGACGGCATCGGCGCCACCCGGGAGATCTCCGGGTTCACCGACGTGCTCGTGCTGACGACGTTCGACGTGGACGAGTACGTGTTCGGCGCGCTGCGGGCGGGCGCGGCGGGGTTCCTGCTCAAGGACGTCGACGCCGACCGGCTCGTCGACGCGGTGCGCACCGTCGCGGCCGGGGAGGGGATCATCGCGCCGAAGGTGACCCGGCGGCTGATCGGCGCGTTCGCGGCGCGCCCGGCGGTGCCCGCGCCCGTCCCGGGGCTGGGGGAGCTGACACCCCGGGAGCGCGACGTGTTCCGGTGCCTGGGCGAAGGGATGTCGAACGGGCAGATCGCGGAGCGCCTCGACATGGCCGAGACCACCACCAAGACCCACGTCAGCCGCATTCTGGCGAAACTCGGGCTGCGCAGCCGCGTCCAGGCCGCCATCCTCGCGCAGGAGACGGCCGCAGCGGGCCCGGGGGAGCCCGGCGGGCACCCGCTCCTCGGGTGA
- a CDS encoding sensor histidine kinase, whose protein sequence is MPPSARRLTTPQDALIAAAALLGGLLMIFAEGHVKWADVWLPSLALRCVPLAGLCAAMLLRRTAPLTGLALATPFNFADVAMGPSIASLMIYGDALYAASLYGRRRTAEWLLGVTLAATLVAVVAAAFLLGGLSVAVLLGAVAGITWVAPVLTAMAVREHRFRAEAERQRAEQVARLAELDRRAAVGAERARMARELHDVVANHLSAVALHSSAVLKVRELDRATLERSLEVIRENSVQGLAEMRRMIGLLRDGEAGAEEADPPAQPRLSELGRLVARTARSDLAARLQITGEPPELPAAVELAAYRIVQESLTNALKHAGAGSADVMVEYGRAGLTIDVLSPLGTDGARLPGTGSGLIGMRERATLLGGRFDAGPWPGPEGSRWRVRAELPVDPPADKETTP, encoded by the coding sequence GTGCCGCCATCCGCCCGTCGCCTCACCACGCCGCAGGACGCGCTCATCGCCGCGGCGGCGCTGCTCGGCGGCCTGCTGATGATCTTCGCGGAGGGCCACGTTAAGTGGGCGGACGTCTGGCTGCCCTCGCTCGCCCTGCGCTGCGTGCCGCTGGCTGGGCTGTGCGCGGCGATGCTGCTGCGCCGGACGGCGCCGTTGACCGGGCTGGCGCTGGCGACGCCGTTCAATTTCGCCGACGTGGCGATGGGGCCGAGCATCGCCTCCCTGATGATCTACGGGGACGCGCTGTACGCGGCGAGCCTGTACGGGCGGCGGCGGACGGCCGAGTGGCTCCTCGGCGTGACGCTCGCGGCGACCCTGGTGGCCGTGGTGGCGGCGGCCTTCCTGCTGGGCGGCCTGTCCGTCGCGGTGCTGCTGGGCGCGGTCGCCGGGATCACCTGGGTGGCGCCGGTGCTGACCGCGATGGCGGTCCGCGAGCACCGGTTCCGGGCCGAGGCGGAGCGGCAGCGCGCCGAGCAGGTCGCGCGGCTCGCCGAGCTGGACCGGCGCGCGGCCGTGGGCGCCGAGCGGGCGCGGATGGCCCGGGAACTGCACGACGTCGTCGCGAACCACCTGAGCGCCGTGGCGCTGCACTCCTCGGCCGTCCTGAAGGTCCGGGAACTGGACCGGGCGACGCTGGAGCGCTCCCTGGAGGTCATCCGGGAGAACAGCGTGCAGGGGCTCGCCGAGATGCGCCGGATGATCGGCCTGCTGCGCGACGGCGAGGCGGGCGCCGAGGAGGCCGATCCGCCCGCGCAGCCGCGGCTGTCGGAGCTGGGACGGCTGGTGGCGCGCACCGCGCGCAGCGATCTGGCGGCCCGGCTCCAGATCACCGGGGAGCCGCCGGAACTGCCCGCCGCGGTGGAGCTGGCCGCCTACCGGATCGTGCAGGAGTCACTGACCAACGCCCTCAAGCACGCCGGCGCGGGCAGCGCCGACGTCATGGTCGAGTACGGGCGGGCCGGGCTGACGATCGACGTGCTGAGCCCGCTCGGGACGGACGGCGCGCGGCTGCCGGGGACGGGCAGCGGGCTGATCGGGATGCGGGAGCGGGCGACCCTGCTGGGCGGACGGTTCGACGCCGGGCCCTGGCCGGGACCGGAGGGCTCCCGCTGGCGGGTGCGCGCGGAGCTGCCCGTGGACCCGCCCGCCGACAAGGAGACGACGCCATGA
- a CDS encoding Uma2 family endonuclease has product MGADAFNNETVARALEQLAEFAETKGFTFSKFEARGDEIVMLAGTRWEHDAIIALIRRQIPRDIFCQLTNVDLKLTSEPREPIPNLIVIPDPLAPGAKPWAHETELLVEVVSQRNYRSDYEGKRERYARSGAPQYLLVDPRDGLCVLYTEPIKAEGAYREVSKTAFGEPIPGIFCMDGADLDTSEFLRYT; this is encoded by the coding sequence ATGGGGGCGGATGCGTTCAACAACGAAACCGTGGCCAGGGCGCTAGAGCAGTTGGCCGAGTTTGCTGAGACAAAGGGTTTCACGTTCTCCAAGTTCGAGGCCCGCGGTGACGAGATCGTGATGCTGGCGGGCACCCGGTGGGAGCATGACGCGATCATCGCCCTCATCAGGAGGCAGATCCCTCGTGACATCTTCTGCCAACTGACGAACGTCGATCTCAAGCTGACCAGCGAGCCACGCGAACCCATCCCGAATCTGATCGTCATTCCTGATCCGCTTGCGCCGGGCGCGAAGCCGTGGGCCCACGAGACCGAGCTTCTGGTCGAGGTCGTCTCCCAGCGCAACTACCGCTCGGATTATGAGGGCAAGCGGGAGCGGTACGCGCGATCCGGCGCCCCCCAGTACCTGCTGGTCGATCCACGTGACGGGTTGTGCGTGCTGTACACGGAGCCGATCAAGGCCGAAGGCGCGTACAGGGAAGTGTCCAAGACGGCATTCGGCGAGCCCATCCCCGGGATTTTCTGCATGGACGGCGCCGACCTCGACACCTCGGAGTTCCTCCGGTACACGTGA
- a CDS encoding metal-sulfur cluster assembly factor, with translation MSETAETTEAAAAAESTEVPEVPEGTGAVAGTAAEEEVLEALKDVVDPELGINVVDLGLVYGVNLDAGVATLDMTLTSAACPLTDVIEDQAHSALDGLAQDVKINWVWLPPWGPDKITEEGRDQLRALGFNV, from the coding sequence ATGAGCGAGACCGCCGAGACGACCGAGGCCGCCGCGGCGGCCGAGAGCACCGAGGTGCCCGAGGTGCCCGAGGGCACCGGGGCCGTGGCAGGCACCGCCGCCGAGGAGGAGGTCCTCGAGGCCCTGAAGGACGTCGTCGACCCCGAACTCGGGATCAACGTCGTCGACCTCGGCCTGGTGTACGGGGTGAACCTCGACGCCGGGGTCGCCACCCTGGACATGACGCTGACCAGCGCCGCCTGCCCGCTCACCGACGTGATCGAGGACCAGGCGCACAGCGCCTTGGACGGCCTGGCGCAGGACGTCAAGATCAACTGGGTGTGGCTCCCGCCGTGGGGGCCCGACAAGATCACCGAAGAGGGCCGCGACCAGCTCCGCGCCCTCGGCTTCAACGTCTGA
- the sufU gene encoding Fe-S cluster assembly sulfur transfer protein SufU, whose amino-acid sequence MQLEAMYQEVILDHYRNPLHQGLREPYEGEAHHVNPTCGDEVTLRVHLDGDGRDATVADVSYDAMGCSISQASASVMSDLLIGKSVKEAMEVGDEFLALMQSRGQDVEPDEDVLEDAVAFAGVSKYPARIKCALLAWMAWKDATARALGEAS is encoded by the coding sequence ATGCAGCTGGAGGCGATGTACCAGGAGGTCATCCTGGACCATTACCGCAACCCCCTCCACCAGGGGTTGCGGGAGCCGTACGAGGGTGAGGCGCACCACGTCAACCCGACGTGCGGCGACGAGGTGACGCTGCGCGTCCACCTGGACGGCGACGGCCGGGACGCCACGGTGGCGGACGTCTCCTACGACGCCATGGGCTGCTCGATCAGCCAGGCCAGCGCCTCGGTGATGTCCGACCTGCTGATCGGCAAGTCGGTCAAGGAGGCCATGGAGGTCGGCGACGAGTTCCTGGCGCTGATGCAGTCGCGCGGCCAGGACGTCGAGCCGGACGAGGACGTCCTCGAGGACGCCGTCGCCTTCGCCGGGGTGTCGAAGTACCCCGCCCGGATCAAGTGCGCCCTTCTCGCCTGGATGGCGTGGAAGGACGCGACCGCCCGCGCACTGGGAGAGGCATCATGA
- a CDS encoding cysteine desulfurase, which yields MTLLPEELKKDFPLLQRTVRGGRPLVYLDSGATSQKPVAVLDAEREFYERRNAAPHRGAHLLAEEATEAYEKARASIARFVGATPGEIVFTKNATEGINLVAYAMSNAATEGPEAERFKVGPGDEVVVSEMEHHANLVPWQQLCRRTGATLRWFGITDEGRLDLADLDDLVNERTKIVALTHQSNVLGTVTPVDRIVERAHAVGALVLLDAAQSVPHQPVDVAALGADFIAFSGHKMLGPTGIGVLWGRGELLEAMPPFITGGSMIELVRMESSTFMPPPQRFEAGVPMTAQAIGLGVACDYLAGIGMDRVHAHEEALVGYSLERLSEVPGVRIIGPGTTEARGGAVSFTVEDIHPHDVGQVLDDLGVEVRVGHHCAWPICRRFGIPATTRATFYLYNTLADVDALADGVRHAQKFFGTA from the coding sequence ATGACTCTGCTGCCCGAGGAGCTGAAGAAGGACTTCCCGCTCCTGCAGCGCACGGTCCGCGGCGGGCGTCCCCTGGTCTACCTGGACTCGGGGGCGACCTCGCAGAAGCCCGTCGCGGTGCTGGACGCCGAGCGGGAGTTCTACGAACGGCGCAACGCCGCACCCCACCGCGGGGCGCACCTGCTCGCCGAGGAGGCCACCGAGGCGTACGAGAAGGCTCGCGCGTCCATCGCCCGGTTCGTCGGCGCCACGCCCGGCGAGATCGTGTTCACCAAGAACGCCACCGAGGGGATCAACCTCGTGGCGTACGCGATGAGCAACGCCGCCACCGAGGGGCCCGAGGCCGAGCGCTTCAAGGTGGGCCCCGGCGACGAGGTCGTGGTGTCCGAGATGGAGCACCACGCGAACCTCGTCCCGTGGCAGCAGCTGTGCCGGCGCACGGGCGCGACGCTCCGCTGGTTCGGGATCACCGACGAGGGACGTCTCGATCTGGCGGATCTGGACGACCTGGTCAACGAGCGCACGAAGATCGTCGCGCTGACGCACCAGTCGAACGTCCTCGGCACCGTCACGCCGGTCGATCGGATCGTGGAGCGTGCCCACGCCGTCGGCGCGCTCGTCCTGCTGGACGCCGCGCAGTCGGTTCCGCACCAGCCGGTGGACGTCGCCGCCCTCGGTGCCGACTTCATCGCCTTCTCCGGGCACAAGATGCTCGGCCCCACCGGCATCGGTGTGCTGTGGGGCCGCGGCGAGCTCCTCGAGGCGATGCCGCCGTTCATCACCGGCGGCTCCATGATCGAGCTGGTGCGGATGGAATCCAGCACGTTCATGCCGCCGCCGCAGCGGTTCGAGGCCGGCGTCCCGATGACCGCGCAGGCCATCGGGCTCGGCGTCGCCTGCGACTACCTCGCCGGCATCGGCATGGACCGGGTCCACGCGCACGAGGAGGCCCTCGTCGGCTACTCCCTGGAGCGCCTGTCGGAGGTCCCCGGCGTCCGGATCATCGGCCCCGGCACCACCGAGGCGCGCGGCGGCGCCGTGTCGTTCACGGTCGAGGACATCCACCCGCACGACGTCGGCCAGGTGCTGGACGACCTCGGCGTGGAGGTCCGCGTCGGGCACCACTGCGCGTGGCCGATCTGCCGCCGGTTCGGCATCCCCGCGACCACCCGTGCGACCTTCTACCTGTACAACACCCTCGCGGACGTGGACGCGCTGGCCGACGGGGTAAGGCACGCGCAGAAGTTCTTCGGAACAGCCTGA
- the sufC gene encoding Fe-S cluster assembly ATPase SufC: MATLEIRDLHVSVGEGTDGTKEILRGVDLTVQAGETHALMGPNGSGKSTLAYAVAGHPKYEVTGGTVTLDGEDVLSMSVDERARAGLFLAMQYPVEVPGVSVSNFLRSAVTAVRGEAPKLREFSKEMKAAMDGLSIDPAFAQRSLNEGFSGGEKKRHEILQLEMLKPKIAVLDETDSGLDVDALKVVSEGVNRFSATPGTGVLLITHYTRILRYVKPDFVHVFANGRVVAEGGPELADQLENEGYEKYVKAGASA; encoded by the coding sequence ATGGCCACGCTTGAGATCCGCGACCTCCACGTCTCCGTCGGCGAAGGCACCGACGGGACCAAGGAGATCCTGCGCGGGGTCGACCTGACCGTGCAGGCCGGCGAGACCCACGCGCTGATGGGGCCGAACGGCTCCGGCAAGTCCACCCTCGCCTACGCGGTCGCCGGGCACCCCAAGTACGAGGTGACCGGCGGCACCGTGACGCTCGACGGCGAGGACGTCCTGTCCATGAGCGTCGACGAGCGCGCCCGCGCCGGGCTGTTCCTGGCGATGCAGTACCCGGTCGAGGTGCCGGGCGTGTCCGTCTCGAACTTCCTGCGCTCGGCCGTCACGGCCGTCCGCGGCGAGGCTCCCAAGCTGCGCGAGTTCTCCAAGGAGATGAAGGCGGCGATGGACGGCCTGTCCATCGACCCCGCGTTCGCGCAGCGCTCCCTCAACGAGGGCTTCTCCGGCGGCGAGAAGAAGCGGCACGAGATCCTCCAGCTGGAGATGCTCAAGCCGAAGATCGCCGTGCTGGACGAGACCGACTCCGGCCTCGACGTCGACGCCCTCAAGGTCGTCTCGGAGGGCGTGAACCGGTTCTCCGCGACGCCCGGCACCGGCGTCCTCCTGATCACCCACTACACGCGCATCCTGCGCTACGTGAAGCCCGACTTCGTGCACGTGTTCGCGAACGGCCGCGTCGTCGCCGAGGGCGGCCCCGAGCTCGCCGACCAGCTGGAGAACGAGGGCTACGAGAAGTACGTGAAGGCTGGCGCATCGGCATGA
- a CDS encoding non-heme iron oxygenase ferredoxin subunit translates to MTYVKVCALADVPADGALGVEVDDTPVAIARSGDEVFAVNDICSHAEVSLSEGEIYNGTIECWLHGSCFDLRTGKPTNPPATQPVATYKVKVEDGDVYVSLGSDD, encoded by the coding sequence ATGACCTACGTGAAGGTGTGCGCGCTGGCCGACGTCCCGGCGGACGGGGCGCTCGGCGTCGAGGTCGACGACACGCCCGTCGCGATCGCCCGCAGCGGCGACGAGGTGTTCGCGGTCAACGACATCTGCTCGCACGCGGAGGTCTCCCTCTCCGAGGGCGAGATCTACAACGGCACCATCGAGTGCTGGCTGCACGGGTCCTGCTTCGACCTGCGCACGGGCAAGCCCACCAACCCGCCGGCGACGCAGCCGGTCGCCACCTACAAGGTCAAGGTCGAGGACGGCGACGTCTACGTCTCGCTCGGCTCCGACGACTAA
- the sufD gene encoding Fe-S cluster assembly protein SufD, with translation MGLDVKPLSTLHEKASYDLGDFEVPTGREEEWRFTPLRRLHGLHNGTAQDGGKVIVDVEAAPEATVETVGRDDARIGKAYVPADRVSAQAWNSFAQATVVTVPKEAVASAPTVLRVRGEDASAAAYGHTTVILEPFAEATVVLAHRGSATYADNVEFVVGDGARLSVISLQDWDDGSVHVSHQHARLGRDARFVSHNISLGGDVVRISPSVAYEAPGGDAELYGVYFVDGGQHLEHRLLVDHAVPHCRSRVDYRGALQDADAHAVWIGDVIIRAEAEGTDTYELNRNLVLTDGTRVDSVPNLEILTGEVAGAGHASASGRLDDEHLFYLQARGITFDEARRMVVRGFLGQLVERIEVDEVRDKVRQAIEAELDVRGGDR, from the coding sequence ATGGGGCTGGACGTGAAGCCTCTCTCGACGCTGCACGAGAAGGCGTCGTACGACCTGGGCGACTTCGAGGTGCCCACCGGCCGCGAGGAGGAGTGGCGGTTCACCCCGCTGCGCCGCCTCCACGGCCTGCACAACGGGACCGCCCAGGACGGCGGCAAGGTCATCGTCGACGTCGAGGCGGCGCCCGAGGCGACCGTCGAGACGGTCGGCCGCGACGACGCCCGCATCGGCAAGGCCTACGTCCCGGCCGACCGGGTCTCCGCCCAGGCGTGGAACTCGTTCGCCCAGGCCACGGTCGTCACCGTGCCGAAGGAGGCGGTGGCCTCCGCGCCGACCGTCCTGCGGGTGCGCGGCGAGGACGCCTCCGCCGCCGCCTACGGGCACACCACCGTGATCCTGGAGCCGTTCGCCGAGGCCACCGTCGTGCTCGCGCACCGCGGCTCGGCGACCTACGCCGACAACGTCGAGTTCGTCGTCGGCGACGGCGCCCGCCTCTCGGTGATCAGCCTGCAGGACTGGGACGACGGCAGCGTGCACGTCTCCCACCAGCACGCCCGGCTCGGCCGCGACGCCCGCTTCGTCTCCCACAACATCTCGCTGGGCGGCGACGTGGTGCGGATCTCCCCGTCGGTCGCCTACGAGGCGCCCGGCGGCGACGCCGAGCTGTACGGCGTCTACTTCGTCGACGGCGGACAGCACCTGGAGCACCGGCTGCTGGTCGACCACGCCGTCCCGCACTGCCGCAGCCGCGTCGACTACCGCGGCGCGCTGCAGGACGCGGACGCGCACGCGGTGTGGATCGGCGACGTGATCATCCGCGCCGAGGCCGAGGGCACCGACACCTACGAGCTGAACCGCAACCTCGTCCTCACCGACGGGACGCGCGTCGACTCGGTGCCGAACCTCGAGATCCTCACCGGCGAGGTCGCCGGCGCGGGGCACGCCTCCGCGTCCGGACGCCTCGACGACGAGCACCTGTTCTACCTGCAGGCCCGCGGCATCACCTTCGACGAGGCCCGGCGCATGGTCGTCCGGGGCTTCCTCGGCCAGCTCGTCGAGCGCATCGAGGTCGACGAGGTGCGCGACAAGGTGCGGCAGGCCATCGAGGCCGAGCTCGACGTGCGGGGCGGTGACCGATGA